One genomic window of Bartonella sp. HY038 includes the following:
- a CDS encoding LysR family transcriptional regulator, which translates to MARENLNDLATFVVVAREKNFTRAAAQLGVSQSALSHTIRGLEERLGVRLLTRTTRSVTLTDVGAHLLSTLGTRIDDIHDEINLLGNFRDKPSGSIRISTTDYAINTILWPKLQKFCRQYPDIKIELIDDYRLTDIVSERYDAGTRLGEQLQNGMISVRIGPDIKFTVVGAPSYFAEHDKPKSPQDLIQHNCINMRFVSTGGIYAWEFEKDGHELAVRVEGQLIFNGSYHILEAAKKGFGLGHLPLDIAQEAIDKGELIPVLEDWFPPWQGYYLYYPSKRQHSMAFRLLVDALRYKG; encoded by the coding sequence ATGGCACGGGAAAACCTCAATGATCTGGCAACCTTTGTTGTGGTTGCACGGGAAAAAAATTTTACTCGTGCCGCGGCTCAACTTGGGGTATCACAATCAGCATTAAGCCATACAATAAGAGGGCTTGAAGAACGTTTGGGCGTGCGCCTCCTTACCCGCACCACACGCAGCGTTACCTTGACCGACGTCGGCGCGCATCTTCTCTCTACCCTAGGCACCCGCATTGATGATATTCATGACGAGATTAATCTTTTGGGGAATTTTCGCGATAAGCCAAGCGGTTCTATCCGTATTTCTACCACTGATTATGCCATTAATACAATTCTCTGGCCAAAGCTGCAAAAATTTTGCCGTCAATATCCTGATATCAAGATTGAACTTATTGATGATTATCGCCTTACCGATATTGTCAGTGAGCGTTATGATGCCGGCACTCGCCTTGGCGAACAATTACAAAATGGCATGATATCAGTGCGCATCGGCCCCGATATTAAATTTACTGTCGTCGGCGCTCCAAGCTATTTTGCAGAGCACGATAAGCCAAAGTCACCGCAAGATCTTATTCAACATAATTGCATCAATATGCGCTTTGTTTCCACCGGCGGAATTTATGCATGGGAATTTGAAAAAGACGGCCATGAACTTGCTGTACGTGTTGAAGGTCAATTAATCTTTAACGGAAGCTACCATATTTTAGAAGCTGCCAAAAAAGGTTTTGGGCTTGGCCATCTGCCATTAGATATAGCACAAGAGGCGATTGATAAAGGCGAATTAATCCCCGTTTTAGAAGACTGGTTTCCCCCTTGGCAAGGCTATTATCTTTATTATCCAAGCAAGCGCCAACACTCTATGGCCTTTCGCCTCTTAGTTGATGCATTACGCTATAAAGGATGA
- a CDS encoding saccharopine dehydrogenase family protein, translating into MKKNVLIIGAGGVAQVVAHKCAQNNDILGDLHIASRRIAKCEIIIASVKEKNSMKVDGVFKAHSLDAMNVAATVELIKNNNIEIVINVGSAFLNMSVLSACVEAKVAYIDTAIHEDQLKICETPPWYGNYEWPRREECEKAGVTAILGAGFDPGVVNAYAALARDNYFDTMESIDIIDINAGSHGRWFATNFDPEINFREFTGQVWSWQDNNWTSNEMFEVRKDWDLPVVGTSTTYMTGHDEIHSLSKNLDVPNIRFWMGFGERYITVFNVLKNLGLLSEQPVKTAEGLEVVPLKVVKAVLPDPSSLAPDYTGKTCIGDLVKGKKDGKEREVFIYNVADHREAYDETGAQGISYTAGVPAAAAALLVATGEWDVKTMANIEELAPQPFLALLDKMGLPTRIKEGENDKPLEL; encoded by the coding sequence ATGAAAAAGAATGTCCTGATTATTGGCGCCGGCGGGGTGGCACAGGTTGTTGCCCATAAATGTGCTCAAAATAACGATATTCTTGGCGATCTTCATATTGCATCACGTAGAATTGCAAAATGTGAGATCATCATTGCTTCGGTCAAAGAAAAAAATTCCATGAAAGTTGATGGAGTTTTCAAAGCCCATAGCCTTGATGCCATGAATGTTGCGGCAACCGTTGAGCTGATTAAAAATAACAATATTGAAATTGTTATCAATGTTGGTTCTGCTTTTTTGAATATGTCGGTGCTTTCCGCCTGTGTTGAGGCAAAGGTTGCATATATTGATACAGCGATCCATGAAGACCAGTTGAAGATTTGCGAAACTCCACCTTGGTATGGCAATTATGAATGGCCACGCCGTGAGGAATGTGAAAAAGCTGGTGTTACCGCAATTCTTGGTGCAGGGTTTGATCCTGGTGTTGTTAATGCCTATGCTGCTTTAGCGCGTGACAATTATTTCGACACGATGGAATCGATTGATATTATTGATATTAATGCGGGAAGTCACGGGCGCTGGTTTGCTACAAATTTTGATCCTGAAATCAACTTCCGTGAATTTACTGGTCAAGTTTGGTCTTGGCAGGATAATAATTGGACATCGAATGAGATGTTTGAAGTGCGCAAGGATTGGGATTTACCAGTTGTTGGCACTAGCACAACCTATATGACTGGACATGATGAAATTCATTCCTTGTCTAAAAATCTTGATGTGCCAAATATTCGCTTCTGGATGGGCTTTGGTGAGCGTTATATCACTGTATTTAATGTTTTAAAAAATCTTGGTCTGTTATCTGAACAGCCAGTTAAAACAGCTGAAGGCTTGGAAGTTGTGCCGCTTAAAGTGGTTAAAGCTGTCTTGCCTGATCCATCATCACTTGCACCTGATTATACCGGTAAAACTTGCATTGGTGACCTTGTTAAGGGTAAAAAGGACGGTAAAGAGCGCGAAGTTTTCATCTATAATGTTGCCGATCACCGCGAAGCTTATGATGAAACTGGCGCGCAGGGTATTTCTTACACTGCTGGTGTTCCAGCCGCAGCTGCTGCATTATTGGTTGCAACCGGCGAATGGGACGTAAAAACCATGGCCAATATTGAAGAATTAGCGCCGCAGCCTTTCTTAGCATTGCTTGATAAAATGGGGCTGCCAACCCGCATTAAAGAAGGCGAAAATGATAAGCCATTAGAGCTTTAA
- a CDS encoding asparaginase: MAFISIGSLGGTIAMVKDEQHGGVVPKLTAELLVNAVPDLKQFAHIQAETLLQLPSPSLKIQHIMDVLHWAEQQILNGADGIVLTQGTDTLEETAFLLDLFWKHDKPLIVTGAMRTPNAAGADGPANILSSVITAASPDTIGRGVLVVLNNTIHAARFIRKSHTLDVATFISSIGGSLGYVVEDRPIFFSSLKDLPKLDAQLLKKSVKIGFYECLLDGDVDVLEMMLEQNHYHGIVIAGFGAGHVSQDEMAIITRYMDKKLIILASRTYSGSTAAKTYGFCGSEIDLAAKGVILAKWLNPRQARLLLWALLASDQSISDIKAFFNAYNP, encoded by the coding sequence ATGGCATTTATTTCAATAGGTAGTCTTGGTGGTACTATTGCAATGGTCAAGGACGAGCAACATGGCGGTGTTGTTCCAAAGCTCACGGCCGAATTATTAGTAAATGCGGTTCCTGATTTAAAGCAATTTGCACATATACAAGCTGAAACCTTATTACAGCTTCCTAGTCCGTCATTAAAAATCCAACATATCATGGATGTTTTACATTGGGCTGAGCAACAAATTTTAAATGGCGCAGATGGCATTGTTTTAACCCAAGGAACCGACACCCTTGAAGAAACTGCCTTTTTGCTCGATCTTTTTTGGAAACATGATAAGCCATTAATCGTAACAGGAGCCATGCGCACACCCAATGCTGCCGGCGCTGATGGGCCAGCCAATATTTTATCGTCAGTTATAACGGCAGCAAGTCCTGATACTATTGGTCGTGGGGTACTTGTTGTACTAAACAACACTATTCATGCAGCACGCTTTATACGTAAATCCCATACACTTGATGTTGCAACTTTTATATCCAGCATTGGTGGATCGCTAGGATATGTTGTTGAAGACCGCCCTATCTTCTTCTCGTCCTTAAAAGATCTACCTAAATTAGATGCACAGCTGCTTAAAAAAAGCGTAAAAATTGGCTTTTATGAATGCCTGCTTGATGGTGATGTTGACGTGTTAGAAATGATGCTTGAGCAAAATCATTACCACGGCATAGTGATTGCTGGGTTTGGCGCCGGCCATGTTTCACAAGATGAAATGGCAATCATTACGCGTTACATGGATAAAAAACTAATTATTCTAGCAAGTAGAACCTATAGCGGCTCCACAGCAGCTAAAACCTATGGGTTTTGTGGCTCCGAGATTGATCTTGCCGCTAAGGGGGTAATATTAGCAAAATGGCTAAACCCACGCCAAGCACGACTATTGCTATGGGCATTATTGGCAAGCGACCAATCAATTAGTGATATTAAAGCATTTTTTAACGCCTATAATCCTTGA
- a CDS encoding carbon-nitrogen hydrolase family protein, translated as MKIALAQLSASRNKQENLDKALLYIKQAKAQKADLIVFPEVYMALLGPKSGIVYADMAEPLDGPFVSTLAKAAKESGIHIICGIFEKSSSDNIRAYNTIIFLNDNGELIHSYRKTHLYDAFSYQESANIIAGDNGFEPVKTRFGTIGLLVCYELRFPEISRTLALKGADILIVPTAWVSGPMKEEHLLSISKARALENTVYMCVADQVGNIYSGRSVIYNPMGTILASCGEDEGLIFANIDLEKVKTTREKLPCLDQRRPELYKLG; from the coding sequence ATGAAAATCGCTCTTGCTCAACTTTCTGCTAGTCGAAACAAACAGGAAAATCTTGATAAGGCCTTGCTTTATATAAAACAAGCAAAAGCACAAAAAGCCGATCTTATTGTTTTCCCAGAAGTCTATATGGCTTTGCTTGGACCAAAATCTGGTATTGTTTATGCCGATATGGCAGAACCACTTGATGGACCTTTTGTCAGTACCTTGGCAAAAGCTGCCAAAGAAAGCGGCATCCACATTATTTGCGGCATTTTTGAAAAATCCAGCAGTGATAATATTCGCGCCTATAATACCATTATTTTTTTAAATGATAATGGCGAGCTTATCCATAGCTATCGCAAAACCCATCTTTATGATGCGTTTTCCTATCAAGAATCAGCCAATATTATTGCTGGCGACAATGGTTTTGAACCGGTCAAAACGCGCTTTGGCACCATTGGTTTGCTTGTGTGTTATGAATTGCGCTTTCCCGAAATTTCTCGCACCCTTGCCTTAAAAGGCGCTGATATTCTTATCGTACCCACCGCTTGGGTTTCTGGCCCGATGAAGGAAGAACATCTACTATCTATATCCAAGGCGCGCGCCCTTGAAAACACCGTTTATATGTGTGTTGCCGATCAGGTAGGCAATATTTACAGTGGCCGCAGTGTTATATATAATCCCATGGGCACTATATTAGCGAGTTGCGGCGAAGATGAAGGGCTTATTTTTGCAAATATTGATCTTGAAAAGGTCAAAACCACCCGCGAAAAATTGCCCTGCCTTGATCAAAGACGACCAGAGCTTTATAAGCTTGGCTAA
- the trxA gene encoding thioredoxin, producing MTTVTVDTTNFESDVLKSNQPVVVDFWAEWCQPCKMIAPALDEISQELEGKVRIAKINIDENPELATQFGVRSIPTLLMFKDGEVTSNMVGAAPKSRLADWIKASIA from the coding sequence ATGACAACTGTAACCGTGGATACAACAAATTTCGAAAGTGACGTATTAAAGTCAAATCAACCAGTTGTTGTGGATTTTTGGGCTGAATGGTGTCAACCATGCAAAATGATTGCCCCAGCTCTTGATGAAATTTCACAAGAATTGGAAGGCAAGGTACGTATTGCCAAGATCAATATTGATGAAAATCCTGAACTTGCAACCCAATTTGGTGTTCGTTCGATCCCAACATTGTTGATGTTCAAGGATGGTGAAGTGACATCAAATATGGTTGGAGCAGCTCCTAAAAGCCGCCTTGCTGATTGGATTAAAGCATCGATTGCATAA
- a CDS encoding DMT family transporter, with protein MKRPSFTANSIALGVILMILGQFMFAANDTMGKILVQGFAVGQLIVFRSIGAFIILTPMLSQKKPQDIIKPPRPYLLALRGLCSVGDAVFFYSALIYLPLTDVMTFYMAVPIYVAVFSHFFLGERIAWRRWLAICIGFVGVVIAMRPSTNMISLPSAFALFSSFCFTFVLILGRSLRSTSDTISVAWQNSIALVIGLFMIVGHWQTPDFSQSISLLLLGIVACIAHLLISRSLKMAPASVLAPLQYTMLLWGIIFDIVIFKHYPDAMILLGAGIIVLAGLFIFHRKKVVTDHIPKSDVPNITH; from the coding sequence TTGAAGCGGCCATCCTTTACGGCAAATTCCATTGCATTGGGTGTTATTTTGATGATTTTGGGGCAATTTATGTTTGCCGCCAATGACACAATGGGTAAAATTTTGGTGCAAGGCTTTGCCGTGGGACAATTGATTGTTTTTAGATCAATTGGCGCATTTATTATTTTAACTCCAATGCTAAGCCAAAAGAAGCCGCAAGATATTATAAAGCCGCCTCGTCCCTATTTACTCGCTTTAAGGGGGCTATGCTCGGTTGGTGATGCCGTATTCTTTTATTCTGCACTGATTTATTTGCCATTAACCGATGTAATGACCTTTTATATGGCTGTGCCAATTTATGTTGCAGTCTTTTCGCATTTTTTCCTTGGTGAAAGAATTGCTTGGCGGCGGTGGCTTGCCATTTGTATTGGCTTTGTCGGGGTTGTCATTGCTATGCGTCCATCGACCAATATGATTTCACTCCCATCAGCCTTTGCCTTGTTTAGCAGTTTTTGCTTTACTTTCGTGCTGATTTTAGGGCGCTCATTACGTTCAACCAGTGATACAATATCGGTTGCTTGGCAAAATAGTATTGCACTGGTGATTGGTTTGTTTATGATTGTTGGCCATTGGCAAACTCCAGATTTTTCCCAATCCATTTCGCTTTTATTGCTAGGTATTGTTGCTTGCATCGCGCATTTGCTCATTTCACGCTCGCTTAAAATGGCACCAGCCTCGGTACTTGCGCCTTTGCAATATACCATGCTGCTTTGGGGGATTATCTTCGATATTGTTATCTTTAAACATTATCCTGATGCGATGATTTTGCTTGGCGCTGGAATTATTGTTCTTGCTGGTCTTTTCATCTTCCACCGCAAAAAAGTGGTTACCGATCATATTCCAAAGTCCGACGTGCCTAATATTACGCACTAG
- the nspC gene encoding carboxynorspermidine decarboxylase yields the protein MTDVTAIKTPYYLIDKSKLVRNMELIAKLREKSGAKALLALKCFATWSVFDFMRDYMDGTTSSSLYELKLGREKFGKETHAYSVAWADHEIDEAISYADKMIFNSISQLNRFGEQSSSIKRGLRLNPQMSSSSFDLADPARPFSRLGEWDAKKIETVLDQISGFMIHNNCENGDFALFDRMLSEIEQRFGSLFNHVDWISLGGGIHFTGEGYPIDALADRLKRFSDTHNVTVFLEPGEASITRSTTLEVTVLDVLNNGKDLAIVDSSIEAHMLDLLIYRENAKILPNSGPHEIMVCGKSCLAGDIFGTYQFPEKLKIGDRLSVQDAAGYTMVKKNWFNGVNMPAIAIKELDGSVRVQREFDYNDYMNSLS from the coding sequence ATGACAGATGTAACAGCGATCAAAACGCCTTATTATCTTATTGATAAGTCCAAACTTGTCCGCAATATGGAGCTTATTGCCAAATTGCGTGAAAAGTCTGGTGCAAAAGCGCTTCTTGCATTGAAATGTTTTGCCACTTGGTCGGTGTTTGATTTTATGCGCGATTATATGGATGGCACCACATCCTCTTCGCTTTATGAGTTAAAGCTTGGTCGCGAAAAATTTGGTAAAGAAACCCATGCCTATTCGGTTGCTTGGGCTGATCATGAAATTGATGAAGCGATTTCTTATGCCGATAAAATGATTTTTAATTCCATCAGCCAACTTAACCGTTTTGGTGAGCAATCATCCTCTATTAAACGTGGTTTGCGTTTAAATCCACAAATGAGTTCATCAAGTTTTGATTTGGCCGATCCTGCGCGCCCTTTTAGTCGCCTTGGCGAATGGGATGCCAAAAAAATTGAAACCGTGCTTGATCAAATTAGCGGCTTTATGATTCACAATAATTGTGAAAATGGCGATTTTGCGCTTTTTGACCGTATGCTTAGTGAAATTGAACAGCGTTTTGGTTCGCTATTTAATCATGTTGATTGGATCAGTCTTGGCGGCGGTATTCACTTTACTGGTGAGGGCTATCCAATTGATGCGCTAGCAGATCGCTTGAAGCGGTTTTCCGACACGCATAATGTTACGGTCTTTCTTGAGCCGGGCGAGGCGTCGATTACTCGCTCAACTACATTAGAAGTTACAGTATTAGATGTGCTCAATAATGGTAAGGATTTGGCTATTGTCGATTCGTCGATTGAAGCGCATATGCTAGATTTGCTAATCTATCGCGAAAATGCTAAAATTTTGCCAAATAGCGGCCCTCATGAAATCATGGTTTGCGGCAAATCTTGTCTTGCTGGCGATATTTTTGGCACCTATCAATTTCCTGAAAAGCTAAAAATTGGCGATCGTCTATCGGTGCAAGATGCTGCCGGCTATACAATGGTTAAGAAAAATTGGTTTAATGGTGTTAATATGCCAGCAATTGCCATTAAGGAATTGGATGGCAGTGTTCGTGTACAACGCGAATTTGATTATAATGATTATATGAACAGTCTTTCTTGA
- a CDS encoding Hsp20 family protein, whose product MTRIASFSNPLLLGFDTVEKALERVAKSGDGYPPYNIQRLNDLEDETGEVRLRITLAVAGFSPDELDVSVEDSQLIIRGKQLDDSEHEYLHRGIASRQFQRVFVLADGMMVIGAELKNGLLAIDLNRPQPEKQVRRITISTSDE is encoded by the coding sequence ATGACACGTATAGCATCTTTTTCAAATCCACTTTTATTAGGATTTGATACTGTTGAAAAAGCTTTGGAAAGGGTGGCAAAATCTGGTGATGGTTACCCACCTTACAATATCCAACGGCTTAATGATTTGGAAGATGAAACCGGCGAAGTGAGGTTGCGAATTACTTTGGCTGTTGCAGGTTTTTCGCCTGATGAGCTTGATGTGTCTGTTGAAGATAGTCAGCTTATTATTCGTGGCAAGCAATTGGATGATAGTGAGCATGAATATCTCCATCGTGGTATTGCTTCACGGCAATTTCAACGGGTTTTTGTACTAGCCGATGGCATGATGGTTATTGGAGCAGAATTGAAAAATGGTCTTTTGGCCATTGATCTTAACCGCCCACAACCGGAAAAGCAGGTGCGACGAATAACCATTTCAACAAGTGATGAGTAA
- a CDS encoding DUF1150 family protein: protein MTNTKMTNTKTTKKPIFTSAEFAQLGAGRIAYVKKVNTDELAKNFPGLPEMTPNIEVWGLFGASGEPIVLSDAKGQALAGANEHELETVTLH from the coding sequence ATGACAAATACCAAAATGACTAATACAAAAACAACTAAAAAGCCTATTTTTACCTCAGCCGAATTTGCGCAGCTTGGTGCTGGGCGCATTGCTTATGTCAAAAAGGTCAATACCGACGAATTGGCAAAGAATTTCCCCGGCCTTCCCGAAATGACCCCTAATATTGAAGTTTGGGGGCTGTTTGGCGCAAGTGGTGAGCCAATAGTGCTTTCTGATGCTAAGGGGCAAGCTTTAGCTGGTGCCAATGAACATGAATTGGAAACAGTTACCTTACATTAA
- a CDS encoding molybdopterin-binding protein, translating to MKISARNVLKGKIVEIKKGATTAHVRLDVDGTIVTASITNESVDDLQLTVGMEAAAVVKSSDVMIAVAD from the coding sequence ATGAAAATTAGTGCACGTAATGTTCTTAAAGGTAAAATCGTTGAAATTAAAAAAGGCGCAACCACTGCCCATGTTCGCCTTGATGTAGATGGTACAATTGTAACAGCATCAATCACCAATGAATCTGTCGACGATCTACAATTGACCGTTGGCATGGAAGCTGCAGCAGTTGTTAAGTCATCGGATGTAATGATTGCAGTTGCTGACTAA
- a CDS encoding TIGR00645 family protein — MKRIELLIEAIILASRWLLVVFYVGLAFALAVYALSFAKDLFLFVQHVFTLNEKATILEMLGLIDAALIASLVVMVIISGYENFVSRFDEGENDVHWLGTIDAGSLKVKVASTIIAISSIHLLQIFLNLPYDFNKDHVKWYTILHLTFIVSALFLAYIDKLTAKKDKK; from the coding sequence ATGAAGCGCATTGAGTTATTAATTGAAGCAATTATTTTAGCCTCGCGCTGGTTGCTAGTTGTTTTTTATGTAGGGCTTGCCTTTGCCCTTGCGGTTTACGCGCTTTCTTTTGCTAAGGATTTGTTTTTATTTGTCCAACATGTGTTTACGTTGAATGAAAAAGCAACAATTTTAGAAATGCTTGGTCTTATTGATGCAGCGCTAATTGCTAGCCTAGTGGTGATGGTGATTATTTCTGGTTATGAAAATTTTGTTAGCCGTTTTGATGAAGGCGAAAATGATGTGCATTGGCTTGGCACTATTGATGCTGGCTCGTTAAAGGTTAAAGTTGCCTCAACAATTATTGCAATTTCTTCTATTCATTTGTTGCAAATATTTCTCAACTTGCCTTATGACTTCAATAAGGACCATGTTAAATGGTACACAATTTTGCATCTTACTTTTATTGTTTCCGCGCTTTTCCTTGCCTATATTGATAAGCTCACCGCCAAAAAAGACAAAAAGTAA